A DNA window from Macadamia integrifolia cultivar HAES 741 chromosome 4, SCU_Mint_v3, whole genome shotgun sequence contains the following coding sequences:
- the LOC122075892 gene encoding uncharacterized protein LOC122075892: MTAPNMSKITASLERSMQNCSLNRDGSGAGGGVGLSATSDEPDTLTNSDTAVELNSHVALPYHWEQCLDLKTGELYYIDWENGTKAKEDPRMKTSRACVGGSVDFYTQEDSSYGYSGVDYGYGYDSEGEGSSSTSTPSPSPSRDDHRYDQGDHVLVVAGCKRCFMYFMLPKQVTECPKCNGLILHFDRSENGSHEI, encoded by the exons ATGACAGCCCCAAATATGTCGAAGATTACAGCATCATTGGAGCGTTCTATGCAGAACTGCTCTCTTAACCGAGACGGCAGCGGCGCCGGCGGTGGCGTTGGCTTGTCCGCCACTTCAGATGAACCAGATACTCTCACCAACTCCGACACCGCCGTCGAACTAAATTCTCATGTCGCTCTTCCTTACCACTGGGAGCAATGCCTCGATTTAAAG ACGGGGGAGCTTTACTATATAGACTGGGAGAATGGAACGAAAGCGAAAGAAGATCCACGGATGAAGACATCAAGGGCTTGTGTTGGTGGTAGTGTAGACTTCTACACTCAAGAAGATAGCTCTTATGGGTATAGCGGCGTCGACTATGGGTATGGATACGACAGCGAGGGTGAGGGTTCATCTTCCACCTCCAcgccttcaccttcaccttcaagGGACGATCACCGCTACGATCAAGGCGATCATGTTCTCGTCGTCGCCGGCTGTAAGAGATGTTTCATGTACTTTATGCTCCCCAAACAGGTCACAGAATGTCCCAAATGCAACGGTCTCATCCTTCACTTCGATCGATCCGAAAACGGATCCCATGAAATTTGA